A part of Aspergillus oryzae RIB40 DNA, chromosome 7 genomic DNA contains:
- a CDS encoding coatomer subunit zeta (vesicle coat complex COPI, zeta subunit), which yields MPGSMSLFSVNAVLLMSADDGSRIFAKYYSPPHPPAGAAPNSTDYPGANPYPTVKEQKAFEQGLLEKTNKQTSDVILYDNRIVVFKMESDVMLYVVGSADENEVLLYNVVLSLRDALGILFKGATDKRTIVENYDLVALAIDEIIDDGIILETDPVLISSRVSRAPQADAPNLKSIDLSEQGLLNAWELGKRRLAEGLRQM from the exons ATGCCCGGCTCCATGTCCCTCTTCTCCGTTAATGCCGTCCTCCTAATGTCGGCCGACGACGGCTCTCGCATCTTCGCCAAATACTACTCTCCGCCTCACCCCCCGGCCGGTGCTGCCCCCAATTCCACCGATTACCCCGGCGCAAACCCCTATCCCACGGTCAAAGAACAGAAGGCCTTCGAACAGGGTCTCCTCGAGAAGACAAACAAGCAGACTAGCGATGTGATCCTATACGACAACCGGATCGTCGTCTTCAAGATGGAGAGCGATGTCATGCTCTACGTTGTCGGGAGTGCTGATGAGAACGAAGTTCTGCTTTATAATGTCGTGTTGTCATTGAGGGATGCTTTGGGTATCTTGTTCAA GGGTGCTACTGACAAGCGCACGATTGTCGAGAACTATGATCTTGTTGCTTTGGCTATcgatgagatcattgatgatggtattATTCTCGAGACGGACCCTGTTCTTATCTCCTCGCGTGTGAGCCGTGCCCCTCAGGCCGATGCGCCGAATCTGAAGAGTATCGATCTGTCCGAACAAGGTCTGCTCAATGCCTGGGAGCTTGGAAAGAGGCGCTTGGCCGAGGGCTTGCGGCAGATGTAG
- the aah1 gene encoding adenosine deaminase (adenine deaminase/adenosine deaminase), with amino-acid sequence MCKSDLHDFLHGLPKCEHHVHLEGCLAPDLIFELAKRNNVSLPNEPAYESIEALSHRYGHFTSLDDFLRFYFIGMSVLHHESDFADLAWAYFQKAHADGVHHAEVFFDPQVHRDRGIPYETIVSGFVAGCQRAERELGLTTRLILCFVRHLPVDNAARVYQEALDQEHFDNEVVHGLGWSSTEVGPPKDMFRELYSSASAKGIRLTAHAGEEGDPSYISAALELGAQRIDHGIRLVEDPVLMEKVVRDRIMLTVCPISNLQLRCVESIAHVPIRKFLDAGVMFSINSDDPAYFGGYILDNYCAVQEAFQLTVDEWRVIAENSIKGSWIGEERKTELLKRIDDHVQRHVAAV; translated from the coding sequence ATGTGCAAATCCGATCTCCACGACTTCTTGCATGGTCTCCCCAAATGCGAGCACCACGTCCATCTAGAAGGCTGTCTAGCCCCCGACCTAATCTTCGAACTAGCCAAGAGAAACAACGTCTCACTCCCTAATGAACCAGCCTACGAGTCCATCGAGGCTCTCAGCCACCGCTATGGCCATTTCACATCTCTCGACGACTTCCTGCGCTTCTACTTCATCGGCATGTCAGTACTACACCATGAATCCGACTTCGCAGACCTCGCCTGGGCCTATTTCCAAAAAGCCCACGCCGACGGCGTCCACCACGCagaagtcttcttcgaccCACAAGTCCACCGAGACCGGGGAATCCCCTACGAGACCATCGTCTCAGGCTTCGTAGCCGGCTGCCAGCGCGCTGAAAGGGAATTAGGTCTAACGACCCGTCTCATCCTGTGCTTCGTGCGCCATCTTCCCGTCGACAACGCCGCACGGGTGTACCAGGAAGCCCTGGATCAGGAACACTTCGACAACGAGGTCGTTCATGGACTAGGCTGGTCGTCGACGGAAGTCGGACCCCCGAAGGACATGTTCCGGGAACTGTATTCGTCGGCCTCGGCGAAAGGGATCAGGCTGACGGCTCATGCCGGCGAGGAGGGTGATCCGTCGTATATTAGTGCTGCGCTGGAGCTGGGCGCGCAGCGTATCGACCATGGGATTAGGCTTGTGGAGGATCCTGTGCTTATGGAGAAGGTGGTGAGGGATCGGATTATGTTGACTGTTTGTCCGATTTCGAATCTGCAGTTGCGTTGTGTCGAGTCTATTGCGCATGTCCCTATTCGTAAGTTCTTGGATGCGGGTGTTATGTTCTCTATTAATAGTGATGATCCGGCGTATTTTGGAGGGTATATTTTGGATAATTATTGTGCTGTGCAGGAGGCGTTTCAGCTGACGGTGGATGAGTGGAGGGTTATTGCTGAGAATAGTATTAAGGGGAGCTGGAttggggaggagaggaagacggaGCTGTTGAAGCGTATTGATGATCATGTGCAAAGACATGTTGCTGCTGTTTAA
- a CDS encoding L-threonylcarbamoyladenylate synthase (RNA binding/translational regulation protein of the SUA5 family), translated as MSSKEKTRILSVRRLNKEGLGNKSLSEWWDSERSNKTAEAAAIEEAALLLRTSNIPVAFPTETVYGLGADATRSDAVQGIYKAKQRPSDNPLIVHIDSLEMLERLLNPQESGSTSASDSPRNTIPSVYQSLIARFWPGPLTILLPNPSGSLLAKEVTSKLTTFGARMPSSPLARLLIHVADRPLAAPSANASTKPSPTAAEHVYHDLQGRIELILDGGSCGVGVESTVVDGLCDPPAILRPGGIGIEEIRTCAGWENVQLGYHDGTLDVKEIPRAPGMKYRHYSPKARVVLFEAGSKEQSVTKHIRKDLEDTAIGAHMIGIVRTKHWKRGLGLLSDEEIEKTLKPLPSLIDGLAGFSVPITGNPGRSPAFKEAFDCHLGPDVESIARGLFAALRAMDEMEVDVIYVEGISDQQGDRAAAVMNRLRKAAGAELRV; from the coding sequence atgtCGTCCAAGGAGAAAACTCGGATCTTGTCGGTCCGCCGATTGAATAAAGAAGGCCTTGGCAATAAATCCCTTTCAGAGTGGTGGGATAGCGAGCGCAGCAACAAAACGGCAGAAGCTGCCGCGATTGAGGAGGCTGCTCTGCTCCTTCGGACGAGCAATATTCCGGTTGCATTTCCTACAGAGACAGTGTACGGTTTGGGAGCTGATGCGACACGAAGCGATGCGGTGCAAGGGATCTACAAGGCCAAGCAAAGACCGTCGGACAATCCCTTAATTGTGCATATCGACTCACTCGAAATGTTGGAACGGCTACTCAACCCGCAGGAATCGGGTTCTACGAGCGCATCCGACAGCCCGAGAAACACAATTCCTTCCGTCTATCAATCCTTGATCGCCCGTTTCTGGCCAGGTCCTCTTACGATTCTTCTTCCGAATCCATCTGGATCGCTTCTGGCGAAGGAAGTTACTTCCAAACTGACGACTTTTGGGGCGCGCATGCCTTCTTCGCCGCTTGCACGGCTACTGATCCATGTTGCGGACCGGCCGCTGGCGGCACCCTCGGCGAACGCATCGACCAAACCATCCCCGACAGCGGCCGAGCATGTGtatcatgatcttcagggCCGTATCGAGCTAATCCTTGATGGTGGCTCTTGCGGTGTGGGTGTTGAGAGCACCGTGGTTGATGGTCTGTGTGACCCTCCAGCCATTCTGCGACCAGGCGGTATTGGCATTGAAGAGATCCGGACATGCGCCGGCTGGGAAAATGTACAACTTGGATACCACGATGGTACCCTCGACGTTAAGGAGATTCCTCGTGCACCGGGCATGAAATACCGACACTATTCTCCCAAGGCACGTGTGGTACTTTTCGAGGCTGGCTCCAAGGAGCAGTCTGTCACCAAGCATATCCGCAAGGACCTGGAAGACACGGCGATTGGAGCACATATGATTGGTATTGTACGAACGAAGCACTGGAAGCGGGGTCTCGGATTATTATCTGAtgaagagattgagaaaACTCTCAAGCCCCTTCCGTCATTGATCGACGGCCTTGCGGGATTCTCTGTTCCCATCACGGGCAATCCCGGTCGTAGTCCTGCGTTCAAGGAGGCTTTTGATTGTCATCTTGGGCCCGACGTCGAGTCCATTGCGCGCGGGCTATTTGCGGCGCTGCGGGCCATGGATGAAATGGAGGTGGATGTCATCTATGTAGAGGGCATCTCGGATCAACAAGGCGATCGCGCAGCTGCCGTCATGAACCGTCTCCGTAAAGCTGCGGGGGCAGAATTGCGAGTCTAG
- a CDS encoding 60S ribosomal protein eL30 (60S ribosomal protein L30): protein MAPKSKKNADSINSRLALVMKSGKVTLGYKSTIKTLRSGKAKLVIIAANTPPLRKSELEYYAMLAKAPVHHFSGNNIELGTACGKLFRTSTMAVLDAGDSDILTSQ, encoded by the exons ATGGCccccaagagcaagaagaacgCCGACTCCATCAACAGCCGTCTGGCTTTGGTGATGAAGTCTGGAAAGG TCACCCTTGGCTACAAGTCGACCATCAAGACCCTTCGT TCCGGCAAGGCCAAGCTGGTCATCATCGCTGCCAACACTCCTCCTCTCCGCAAGAGTGAGCTCGAGTACTACGCTATGCTCGCCAAGGCCCCTGTTCACCACTTCTCTGGTAACAAC ATCGAGCTCGGCACTGCTTGCGGTAAGCTCTTCCGCACCAGCACCATGGCTGTCCTCGATGCCGGTGACTCCGACATCCTCACCAGCCAGTAA
- a CDS encoding putative DUF814 domain protein (predicted RNA-binding protein homologous to eukaryotic snRNP): MKQRFSSLDVKVISQELASEIVNLRVSNIYDLSSRIFLFKLAKPDHRKQLIVDSGFRCHVTQYSRATASMPSPFVTRMRKFLRSRRITSVKQIGTDRIIDISFSDGMYHMFLEFFAGGNIIITDREHNILALYRQVSVSEGEEARVGIQYTVTNKQNYHGIPEITLDRIRETLEKAKALFAREDGAPKKSKKKNADVLRKALSQGFPEYPPLLLDHAFVTKEVDPTTPLDKVLQDESLLQEVNGVLQEAQNENTRLSTQESHPGYIVAKEDNRSVSQSANENEKPSETGNLLYEDFHPFKPRQFEGKPGISILEFPSLNATVDEYFSSIETQKLESRLTEREEAAKRKLEAVRQEHEKKIGALKEQQELHIRKASAIEDNVYRVQEAMDAVNGLIAQGMDWVEIARLIEMEQSRGNPVARIIKLPLKLHENTITLLLGEAGDEQDEGDELFSSDESEESEDEQDNGESQQPPSVLTIDIDLGISPWANAKQYYEQKKQAAVKEQRTAQSSTKALKSHEKKVTEDLKRGMKKEKQTLRQTRQPFWFEKFLFFISSEGYLVLGGRDAMQSELLYRRHLKKGDIFVHADLEGARPMIVKNRSKDPTAPIPPSTLSQAGNLCVATSSAWDSKAVMSAWWVQASQITKTAEVGGLLPMGDFLVKGEKNFLAPSQLVLGFGVTFQISKDSLKNHKTHFVDEPEAPEATREGGHEQAGESTQRSEQQQETEEAHKPSLDPKEQAEEQSSDSENEQDNADSLPARNPLQRGPSESPHTEAAQEGEKDTGSDGEEVADEPEEQADALDEEEAETASADAPAEDESEHRLSATARQSPRKGKSPDSSEAGQQAPGKNSTAKATNAKQAPPPTRGKKGKAKKAAAKYADQDDEDRELALHLLGANKGKASKAAAAAEAKANREKEAEAQKKRRQAQHERAAEAERRRQALLEEGGDDYDEETAAAEAADLEWIPALIGTPRPEDEILAAIPVCAPWSALSRYRYKVKLQPGTVKKGKAVKEILGRWVAETTTGKVKKEYAEEAGISIADAEKLRAREGDVIKAWKETEIINSVPVGKVRIMLGAGGGGGDSKGKGKGGGSGNKGGKGGKGGKKK, translated from the exons atgAAGCAGCGATTCTCGTCGTTGGACGTTAAG GTCATCTCCCAGGAACTCGCTTCGGAGATCGTCAATTTGCGAGTGTCGAACATATATGATCTCTCATCG AGGATCTTTTTGTTCAAACTTGCAAAACCAGATCATCGCAAGCAGCTCATCGTCGACTCAGGCTTCCGATGCCATGTCACCCAATACTCGCGGGCGACGGCTTCCATGCCATCCCCTTTCGTGACCCGCATGCGCAAATTTCTTAGATCGCGACGCATCACTTCGGTTAAGCAGATCGGCACTGATCGCATTATTGACATCTCGTTCAGCGATGGCATGTACCACATGTTCTTGGAGTTCTTTGCGGGGGGAAACATCATTATCACCGACCGCGAACATAATATTTTGGCTCTATACCGCCAGGTCTCTGTTAGCGAGGGAGAGGAGGCGAGAGTTGGAATTCAGTACACGGTGACGAACAAGCAGAACTACCACGGGATCCCGGAAATCACGTTAGACAGGATCAGGGAGACACTGGAGAAGGCGAAAGCACTATTTGCGCGTGAGGACGGAGCACcaaaaaagtcaaagaagaaaaatgcgGACGTGTTAAGGAAGGCTCTCTCTCAAGGCTTCCCAGAATACCCTCCCCTTTTGCTGGACCATGCTTTTGTGACAAAGGAGGTTGATCCAACAACACCATTGGATAAGGTACTACAGGATGAAAGCCTGCTTCAGGAAGTCAACGGTGTTTTGCAGGAGGCCCAGAATGAGAATACAAGACTTTCAACGCAAGAGAGTCATCCTGGTTACATTGTTGCGAAAGAAGATAACCGCAGTGTTTCTCAGTCGGCtaatgagaatgagaagccTTCGGAGACAGGCAACCTTCTCTACGAGGATTTCCACCCATTCAAGCCTCGGCAGTTTGAAGGAAAACCGGGCATTAGCATTTTGGAATTTCCCTCGTTGAATGCCACGGTTGACGAATATTTCTCTTCGATCGAGACTCAGAAGCTAGAGTCTCGGCTTACAGAACGCGAGGAGGCAGCGAAGAGAAAGCTTGAGGCAGTGAGACAAGAACACGAGAAGAAAATAGGTGCCCTCAAAGAACAACAAGAGCTGCATATTCGCAAAGCAAGTGCGATCGAGGATAATGTTTATCGTGTCCAAGAAGCCATGGATGCGGTTAATGGCTTGATCGCTCAGGGCATGGATTGGGTAGAAATCGCACGTCTTATCGAAATGGAGCAGAGCCGAGGAAATCCTGTGGCGAGAATTATCAAACTACCCTTGAAACTCCATGAAAACACGATCACGTTGCTCCTTGGAGAAGCCGGCGACGAacaagatgaaggagacGAGCTATTCTCGAGCGACGAGTCTGAGGAATCCGAGGACGAGCAGGACAATGGCGAAAGCCAACAACCCCCGTCGGTACTGACTATTGACATCGATCTGGGTATCTCTCCATGGGCGAATGCGAAGCAGTACTatgagcagaagaaacaggCTGCCGTTAAGGAACAAAGGACGGCCCAGTCATCTACCAAAGCGCTCAAAAGccacgaaaagaaagtaacGGAAGACCTTAAACGGGGCatgaaaaaagagaaacaaactCTCCGGCAAACTCGACAACCCTTCTGGTTTGAAAagttcctcttcttcatctcttcgGAAGGATACCTTGTCCTGGG TGGTCGAGACGCTATGCAGAGCGAGTTGCTCTACCGCCGCCATCTTAAGAAAGGGGATATCTTCGTGCATGCGGATTTGGAAGGAGCTAGACCTATGATTGTCAAGAATAGATCGAAAGACCCTACCGCGCCAATACCACCAAGCACCCTTTCACAGGCTGGCAATCTATGCGTTGCCACATCGAGTGCATGGGATTCCAAAGCTGTCATGTCTGCATGGTGGGTCCAGGCCAGTCAGATAACAAAAACAGCTGAAGTGGGAGGGCTTCTCCCCATGGGAGATTTCTTGGtcaagggagagaagaactTCCTTGCGCCGTCGCAACTCGTTTTAGGTTTCGGAGTGACATTCCAAATCAGCAAAGACAGCCTGAAAAACCACAAAACCCACTTTGTTGACGAGCCTGAGGCGCCGGAGGCAACCAGAGAGGGTGGTCACGAGCAAGCTGGGGAAAGCACACAGCGATCTGAGCAACAACAGGAGACAGAGGAAGCTCATAAACCTTCCCTGGACCCTAAAGAACAAGCTGAAGAGCAAAGTTCGGACTCAGAAAACGAACAAGACAATGCTGATTCACTTCCCGCTCGAAACCCATTACAGCGTGGACCGTCGGAGTCTCCTCATACTGAAGCCGCAcaggagggagaaaaggataCCGGATCTGATGGTGAAGAGGTTGCAGATGagccagaagagcaagcgGATGcgttggatgaggaagaagcagagacAGCTTCAGCAGATGCGCCAGCGGAAGATGAAAGTGAACACCGGCTCTCCGCAACGGCCAGGCAATCGCCTCGGAAGGGGAAGTCTCCTGATTCGTCCGAGGCTGGCCAGCAAGCACCCGGCAAGAACTCAACTGCCAAAGCAACCAACGCCAAACAGGCACCGCCACCTACCCGAggcaagaaagggaaagccaagaaagcgGCCGCTAAGTACGCTGatcaggatgatgaagatcgTGAACTAGCTCTTCATTTGCTTGGGGCCAACAAAGGCAAAGCTAGTAAGgctgctgccgccgccgaAGCTAAGGCGAATCGCGAGAAAGAAGCTGAGGCACAGAAGAAGCGTCGTCAGGCGCAGCATGAGCGTGCTGCAGAAGCCGAACGCAGACGACAGGCCCTGCTTGAGGAAGGTGGTGATGATTACGATGAAGAGACGGCTGCCGCAGAGGCAGCAGACCTTGAGTGGATCCCAGCATTGATTGGGACGCCTCGTCCtgaggatgagattcttGCAGCCATTCCAGTCTGTGCTCCCTGGTCAGCATTGAGTCGATACCGATACAAGGTCAAACTGCAGCCAGGTACGGTGAAGAAGGGTAAGGCCGTCAAGGAGATACTCGGACGATGGGTGGCTGAGACCACCACTGGCAAGGTTAAGAAGGAATatgctgaagaagctggcaTCAGCATTGCTGATGCAGAGAAACTCCGGGCCCGGGAAGGTGATGTGATCAAGGCATGGAAAGAGACCGAGATCATCAACAGCGTTCCCGTTGGGAAGGTGCGAATTATGCTTGGAGCtggcggtggaggaggcgatagtaaaggaaaaggaaaaggtggTGGCAGTGGTAACAAAggtggaaagggtggaaagggtggaaagaagaaatag
- a CDS encoding 60S ribosomal protein uL16 (60s ribosomal protein L10), producing the protein MARRPARCYRYCKNKPYPKSRFNRGVPDPKIRIFDLGRKKANVDDFPLCVHMVSNEYEQLSSEALEAARICANKYLVKITGKEGFHMRVRVHPFHVIRINKMLSCAGADRLQTGMRGAFGKPQGTVARVNIGQIILSVRTRDSNRAAAIEALRRSMYKFPGRQKIVVSKNWGFTPVRREDYIQLRNEGKLKQDGAYVQFLRGHGLVENNMKRFPDAYESQA; encoded by the exons ATGGCCCGCCGTCCCGCTCGTTGCTACCGCTACTGCAAGAACAAG CCCTACCCCAAGTCCCGGTTCAACCGTGGTGTTCCCGACCCCAAGATCCGTATCTTCGATCTGGGACGTAAGAAGGCCAACGTCGATGACTTCCCTCTCTGTGTGCACATGGTCTCCAACGAATATGAGCAGCTTTCCTCTGAGGCTCTCGAAGCCGCCCGTATCTGTGCCAACAA GTACCTCGTGAAGATCACCGGTAAGGAAGGTTTCCACATGCGTGTCCGTGTGCACCCCTTCCACGTCATCCGTATCAACAAGATGTTGTCGTGCGCTGGTGCCGATCGTCTTCAGACCGGTATGCGTGGTGCCTTCGGTAAGCCCCAGGGTACCGTTGCCCGTGTGAACATCGGCCAGATCATCCTGTCCGTCCGCACCCGTGACTCCAACCGTGCCGCCGCCATCGAGGCTCTCCGCCGTTCCATGTACAAGTTCCCTGGTCGCCAAAAGATCGTCGTCTCCAAGAACTGGGGTTTCACCCCCGTCCGCCGTGAGGACTACATCCAGCTCCGCAACGAGGGCAAGCTCAAGCAGGACGGTGCCTACGTCCAGTTCCTCCGTGGCCACGGTCTCGTTGAGAACAACATGAAGCGCTTCCCCGACGCCTACGAGTCCCAGGCTTAG
- a CDS encoding uncharacterized protein (predicted protein): protein MSTTPRKPGTPGGSTKSSPAENHTVNGTPSRSHTRSPSTTTNGISRSPSLRGSGPVSARAAARKPGRSNLSTSSVPKVNRDPSEEEARAQNAALIEELREQLQKAETASEQYQKQLGVLQMRLDEAVSEQGKLEDQAHERDSRIEALNGEIRDHVRQIRDLEQAHELERNAMLQEKEQQASREEEMQATIQRLKDSLAQRERINSDADKNVSRSSSFRNRSSPDVDGQFAPSSQIERSPSRSNSTLLLQKDKLIESLRLELAESQIKLVEMENKGGGRQRELEKELLEARMANARLMEDNESYQLLLSEKTLNGDFTKGDFMREAHPEAEETKESGSGLGSLADELESVDARADNDNNDNNRKLEAEIKALKDQNKALTLYIERIISRLLQHDGFETILDKNENDPPKRASTDKELPPTPSDKEDAQSFLQRARSVVAGPTQRPQRSRPSSMMPPPPTSAVSVPATPHENPETAPSIPMNRVQARGHRRTRSEQTDVAAAAVVGQIYRGRNSGGPMSPTLMGPGSRTSVLSGASYMSGMSGSNRAPSLSSQHDRSQMSSSNSVTSEPPGDTASTGATSSSPRSSNGMTNYTGAVMTQSKLRPLRLVSETKAADDEEARKKANRGSWIPWFNRPNTGDSA, encoded by the exons ATGTCTACGACACCCCGGAAGCCTGGAACGCCAGGCGGTTCGACCAAATCTTCGCCCGCAGAAAATCATACGGTGAATGGCACTCCATCGCGAAGCCATACCCGGTCTCCCAGTACGACTACGAATGGAATATCTCGATCTCCATCCCTCCGTGGCTCGGGCCCAGTGTCAGCGCGGGCTGCGGCCAGAAAACCCGGTCGGTCCAACCTCAGCACCTCGAGTGTTCCAAAAGTGAATCGCGATCCttccgaggaagaagcacgGGCTCAGAATGCTGCCCTCATCGAAGAGTTGAGGGAACAACTGCAGAAAGCCGAAACGGCTTCTGAGCAATACCAGAAGCAGTTGGGTGTCCTGCAGATGCGACTCGATGAGGCCGTCAGTGAGCAAGGAAAACTGGAGGACCAGGCTCATGAGAGGGACAGCAGGATTGAAGCCCTCAATGGTGAGATCCGTGACCATGTCCGGCAGATACGTGATCTGGAACAGGCGCATGAACTGGAGCGGAACGCTATGCTTCAGGAAAAGGAGCAGCAGGCGAgccgggaagaagagatgcAGGCCACCATCCAGCGTCTTAAGGATTCTCTAGCTCAGAGGGAGCGAATCAACTCTGATGCAGATAAGAATGTGTCTCGTTCTT CCAGTTTCCGTAATCGGTCCTCGCCGGATGTCGATGGACAGTTTGCGCCCTCGTCTCAGATTGAGCGGAGCCCGTCCCGAAGCAACTCCACACTGCTTTTGCAGAAGGATAAATTGATCGAATCCCTTCGCCTTGAACTGGCCGAATCCCAAATCAAACTCGTGGAGATGGAAAACAAAGGTGGCGGCCGTCAACGGGAACTAGAGAAAGAACTTCTGGAGGCTCGTATGGCCAACGCTCGTCTCATGGAGGACAACGAGAGCTACCAGCTACTCCTTAGTGAGAAAACGCTTAATGGTGACTTCACCAAGGGCGACTTCATGCGAGAAGCCCACCCCGAAGCTGAAGAGACTAAGGAGTCTGGCAGCGGTTTGGGTTCGCTGGCTGATGAACTTGAGTCTGTAGACGCAAGAGCGGATAACGATAATAACGATAATAACCGCAAGCTCGAGGCAGAGATCAAGGCGCTGAAGGACCAGAACAAAGCCCTCACCCTTTATATCGAGCGCATCATCAGCCGTCTCTTACAACATGATGGGTTCGAGACCATTTTAGACAAGAACGAGAATGACCCTCCTAAGCGGGCAAGTACTGATAAGGAACTTCCACCGACGCCCTCCGACAAGGAGGATGCTCAGTCTTTCTTGCAGAGAGCCAGATCCGTCGTGGCTGGCCCGACGCAACGACCTCAACGGTCGCGTCCTTCCAGCATGATgccgcctcctccaacaaGCGCGGTCTCTGTCCCAGCGACGCCCCATGAGAACCCGGAAACCGCTCCTAGCATTCCCATGAATCGTGTCCAGGCGAGAGGCCATCGCAGAACGAGATCAGAACAGACCGATgttgctgccgctgccgtGGTTGGTCAAATTTATCGCGGGCGCAACTCTGGGGGCCCAATGAGCCCTACGCTCATGGGACCTGGATCCCGCACAAGCGTCTTGTCTGGGGCGAGCTATATGTCTGGCATGAGCGGTAGTAATCGCGCCCCATCGCTATCCAGTCAACATGATCGCAGCCAGATGAGCAGCTCCAACAGTGTTACGAGCGAGCCACCTGGCGATACGGCTTCCACAGGTGCAACCTCGAGCTCTCCTCGTTCTAGCAACGGAATGACAAACTATACCGGAGCGGTAATGACTCAGAGCAAGCTGCGCCCCTTGCGCCTTGTTAGTGAAACCAAGGCAgcagacgacgaagaagctcggAAGAAGGCGAACCGTGGCAGTTGGATTCCATGGTTCAACCGGCCAAACACAGGTGATTCTGCATAA